In the Plasmodium chabaudi chabaudi strain AS genome assembly, chromosome: 13 genome, one interval contains:
- a CDS encoding glutaminyl-peptide cyclotransferase, putative: MANKLVARKKSATHIVRGNSLIKNKRSIKKVVVLAIIICMLVVATILLILHFVLDGNSGHPMDIGIYSYEIVNKYDHVHDPTIGQQANVGSIVHQRYITNNPFTQGLLYIDGNTLIESSGLYAVSYLRRFNLKTGSTERFYNITNNYFAEGIALVIEPETYRKFIFVLTYKENTILVFDYNTFELYNTFEHDLVGYGLTSNLDPIHSIQDLKNGKFANYQKLWTTSGNEFLYELEIPNNFKNVNKINIINKTKITCAGFTMKQVNELEYHLQEKTIYANIFMTNIVIEIDITKGSCLKIINLTGLIDHNTNKKSIGRSRESFLNGIAINPVNSKESLPNLLVTGKFWPNLFEIKLIKSSGLNAHSLLIEYFKAIKR, encoded by the exons ATGGCAAATAAATTAGTTGCAAGGAAAAAATCAGCTACCCATATTGTTCGGGGAAATAgtcttataaaaaataaaag ATCTATAAAAAAGGTGGTGGTCCTTGCGATAATCATTTGTATGCTAGTTGTTGCTACAATTTTGCTAATccttcattttgttttagaTGGGAATAGTGGTCATCCTATGGATATAGGGATTTATTCCTATGAGatagtaaataaatatgatcaCGTTCATGACCCAACAATTGGACAGCAAGCAAATGTGGGTTCGATAGTTCATCAAAGATATATAACCAATAATCCTTTTACTCAAGgtctattatatatagatgGTAATACATTAATTGAATCATCGGGATTATATGCAGTTAGCTATTTAAGAagatttaatttaaaaacagGTTCAACAGAAcgattttataatataacaaataattattttgctGAAGGTATAGCATTAGTTATTGAGCCCGAAACttatagaaaatttatatttgtattgacatataaagaaaacactatattagtatttgactataatacatttgaattatataacaCATTTGAACATGATCTAGTTGGATATGGATTGACTTCAAACTTAGATCCCATCCATTCTATAcaagatttaaaaaatggtaaGTTTgcaaattatcaaaaattatGGACCACATCAGgaaatgaatttttatacGAATTAGAGATtccaaataattttaaaaatgtaaataaaataaatataattaacaaaacaaaaattacaTGTGCTGGATTTACTATGAAACAAGTTAATGAATTGGAGTACCATTTACAAGAAAAAACTATTTATGCTAACATATTCATGACAAATATAGTAATAGAAATTGATATTACTAAAGGATCATGtcttaaaataattaatctTACTGGACTAATTGATCATAACACAAATAAG aaaAGCATAGGACGAAGTAGGGAATCCTTCTTAAATGGAATTGCAATAAATCCAGTAAATAGTAAGGAGTCCCTTCCGAATTTACTAGTAACTGGAAAGTTTTGGccaaatttatttgaaataaaacTTATAAAAAGTAGTGGATTGAATGCTCATTCTTTATTgattgaatattttaaagcAATTAAACGCTAA
- a CDS encoding 40S ribosomal protein S5, putative, whose product MEDRGGFSRGFGRGARGARGVRGRGRGRGRGSAEDDLKNWVPVTKLGRLVKEGKISSIEEIYLHSLPIKEYQIIDYFFQPNECAHPLKDDVVKIMPVQKQTRAGQRTRFKAFVAIGDGNGHCGLGVKCAKEVATAIRGAIIAAKLSLIPVRRGYWGNKIGDPHTVPMKVSGKCGSVRIRLIPAPRGTQIVGAPTTKKMLNFAGIKDCFSSSCGKTKTRGNFLRAIFNALSKTYGYLTPDLWKVTKFDKSPYEEWSDFLETYQNVKGIKTII is encoded by the exons ATGGAAg ATAGAGGAGGCTTTTCAAGAGGTTTTGGAAGAGGTGCTAGGGGAGCTAGAGGCGTCAGAGGCAGAGGAAGAGGAAg aGGACGAGGCTCAGCAGAagatgatttaaaaaactgGGTACCAGTAACAAAATTAGGAAGATTAGTAAAAGAAGGAAAAATATCATCAAttgaagaaatatatttacattcaTTACCAATTAAAGAATATCAAAttattgattatttttttcaaccaAATGAATGTGCACACCCATTAAAAGATGACgttgtaaaaattatgcCTGTACAAAAACAAACTCGTGCAGGTCAAAGAACCAGATTTAAAGCTTTTGTAGCAATTGGTGACGGAAATGGACATTGTGGTTTAGGAGTCAAATGTGCAAAGGAAGTTGCCACAGCTATAAGAGGAGCTATAATTGCAGCAAAACTTTCTTTAATCCCAGTAAGAAGAGGATATTGGGGTAACAAAATCGGAGACCCACACACAGTACCAATGAAAGTCTCAGGAAAATGTGGTAGTGTTCGTATTCGTTTAATTCCAGCCCCAAGAGGTACTCAAATTGTCGGTGCACCAACAACCAAAAAGATGTTAAACTTTGCCGGAATTAAAGATTGCTTTTCATCATCTTGTGGAAAAACCAAAACCAGAGGAAACTTTCTAAGA GCCATTTTCAACGCTTTGAGCAAAACATACGGATATTTAACCCCAGACTTGTGGAAAGTAACCAAATTCGACAAATCCCCATACGAAGAATGGTCCGATTTTCTTGAAACATACCAAAACGTAAAAGGAATTAAAACCATAATTTAA